In Leptospira sp. WS58.C1, a single genomic region encodes these proteins:
- a CDS encoding malic enzyme-like NAD(P)-binding protein has product MREKSLEYHSLHPKGKIQVVPTKPTRDSFDLSLAYSPGVAYPCLEIKENPDLVYEYTNKGNLVGIITNGTAILGLGDIGASAGKPVMEGKAVLFKKFAGIDVFDIEIDAKDPDDFIKAVKMLEPTFGGINLEDIKAPESFYIEEELIKRMNIPVFHDDQHGTAIITVAGLLNAFEINKKRPSDVKMVVCGAGAAGIAIAELVQHIGIRKEHIFLVDTKGVIHTERTDLNSTKQKYAQKTNDRTLADVMQDADIFVGVSVADMVTEDMVKSMAPNPVIFALANPDPEIPYAIAKKVRPDIIMGTGRSDMPNQVNNVLGFPFIFRGALDIRAKHITLEMKLAAARALAELARMDVPDAVSLAYGGEKFVFGPDYLIPKPFDQRVLYHVAPAVAEAAVQSGTARRPYPGRENYVSFLEGLMRF; this is encoded by the coding sequence ATGAGAGAAAAATCCCTCGAATATCACTCCCTTCATCCAAAGGGTAAAATACAAGTTGTTCCGACAAAGCCGACTAGAGATTCCTTCGACTTATCCTTAGCATACTCTCCCGGGGTTGCCTATCCTTGTCTGGAAATTAAAGAGAATCCGGATCTAGTGTATGAATACACGAACAAAGGGAATCTGGTAGGAATCATCACTAACGGAACCGCAATCCTGGGTCTGGGAGATATCGGAGCTTCCGCAGGAAAACCTGTGATGGAAGGTAAGGCGGTACTTTTCAAAAAATTCGCCGGGATTGACGTTTTTGATATAGAGATAGATGCAAAAGATCCGGATGATTTTATAAAAGCGGTCAAAATGCTTGAGCCAACTTTCGGGGGGATTAACCTGGAAGATATCAAAGCCCCTGAAAGTTTTTATATAGAAGAAGAACTCATCAAAAGAATGAATATCCCGGTTTTCCATGACGATCAACATGGTACGGCGATCATCACTGTTGCAGGATTATTGAACGCATTTGAGATCAATAAAAAACGTCCTAGCGACGTAAAGATGGTGGTCTGTGGGGCGGGAGCCGCAGGGATCGCGATCGCGGAACTTGTCCAACATATCGGTATCCGAAAAGAACATATCTTCTTAGTGGATACAAAAGGTGTGATCCATACCGAAAGAACGGATCTAAATTCTACCAAACAAAAATATGCCCAAAAGACAAACGATCGTACTCTGGCAGACGTTATGCAGGATGCGGATATTTTTGTGGGAGTTTCCGTAGCTGATATGGTTACGGAAGACATGGTAAAATCTATGGCTCCGAATCCGGTTATCTTTGCTTTAGCTAACCCGGATCCAGAGATTCCGTATGCGATTGCTAAAAAGGTCCGTCCTGATATTATTATGGGAACCGGAAGAAGTGATATGCCGAACCAGGTAAATAACGTATTAGGTTTCCCATTTATTTTCAGAGGAGCCTTGGACATAAGGGCCAAGCATATCACTTTGGAAATGAAATTGGCCGCGGCTCGCGCTTTGGCCGAACTTGCTCGGATGGATGTTCCTGATGCGGTCAGCCTTGCTTACGGTGGCGAAAAATTCGTATTCGGTCCTGATTATCTGATCCCTAAACCTTTTGATCAAAGAGTATTGTACCATGTGGCTCCGGCGGTTGCGGAGGCTGCGGTCCAAAGTGGGACGGCAAGAAGACCATATCCTGGAAGGGAAAATTACGTTTCCTTCTTAGAAGGTTTGATGAGGTTTTAA
- the fumC gene encoding class II fumarate hydratase, producing the protein MKTRIETDSMGEIQVDDSKYWGAQTERSLHHFHIGNDRFPREMIRALGVLKKSAAIVNAQLGLLTEEKKNLIVQAADEVISGKLDEHFPLSVWQTGSGTQTNMNSNEVISNRAIEIAGGVKGSKKPIHPNDDVNKAQSSNDTFPTAMHIAAAEQLVNKLLPALEQLKNTLKKKSDEFKDIIKIGRTHLQDATPLTLGQEFSGYVKQLEYNIERVKAVLPSVYRLALGGTAVGTGLNTHPEFAVKAAAQIAKETGLPFTSAENKFEALAAHDSLVETHGVLKTIAASFMKIANDVRWLSSGPRCGIGEISIPENEPGSSIMPGKVNPTQSEQMTMVASQVIANDVAVNIGGASGNFELNVFKPLIIHNVLNSIRLLADSAVSFEEHCARGIEPNKENIKEHLKNSLMLVTALNPHIGYDNAAKIAKNAHKKGTSLKESGIELGLLTSEQFDQWVLPEKMISPGVD; encoded by the coding sequence ATGAAAACTAGAATCGAAACCGACTCCATGGGAGAAATCCAGGTAGACGATTCCAAATATTGGGGCGCCCAAACCGAAAGGTCTCTTCATCACTTTCATATCGGGAACGATCGTTTCCCAAGGGAAATGATCCGTGCTCTTGGAGTTCTTAAAAAATCGGCGGCAATCGTAAACGCTCAGCTCGGGCTTTTAACCGAGGAGAAAAAAAATCTGATCGTCCAAGCTGCAGACGAAGTGATCTCCGGAAAACTGGACGAACATTTTCCTCTAAGCGTTTGGCAAACAGGTTCAGGAACCCAAACCAATATGAACTCCAACGAAGTGATCTCCAATCGTGCGATCGAGATCGCAGGAGGAGTAAAAGGTTCCAAAAAACCGATCCATCCGAATGACGATGTAAATAAGGCTCAATCTTCTAATGATACTTTTCCGACGGCTATGCATATCGCTGCAGCTGAACAATTAGTGAATAAACTTTTGCCAGCATTAGAACAATTGAAGAATACTCTTAAAAAAAAGTCGGACGAGTTCAAAGATATTATCAAAATCGGAAGGACCCACTTACAGGACGCGACTCCTTTAACTCTCGGTCAGGAATTCTCCGGTTATGTAAAACAATTAGAGTACAATATTGAAAGAGTGAAAGCAGTTCTTCCTTCCGTATACAGATTGGCGTTAGGCGGAACCGCAGTAGGAACAGGACTGAACACTCATCCTGAATTTGCGGTAAAAGCGGCGGCTCAAATCGCTAAAGAAACCGGACTACCTTTCACTTCTGCGGAGAACAAATTCGAGGCTTTGGCCGCTCATGATTCTCTAGTGGAAACTCACGGAGTTCTAAAAACCATCGCTGCTTCTTTTATGAAGATAGCGAACGACGTGAGATGGTTGTCTTCAGGTCCTCGATGTGGGATCGGTGAGATCTCTATTCCGGAGAATGAGCCGGGTTCTTCTATTATGCCTGGAAAAGTGAATCCTACTCAGTCCGAACAAATGACTATGGTGGCTTCTCAAGTGATCGCAAACGATGTAGCAGTGAATATCGGCGGTGCTTCCGGAAACTTCGAATTGAACGTTTTCAAACCTCTGATCATTCATAATGTTCTGAATTCTATCCGTCTATTAGCTGATTCCGCGGTTTCTTTCGAAGAACATTGTGCAAGAGGGATTGAGCCTAATAAGGAAAACATCAAAGAACATTTAAAGAACAGTTTGATGCTAGTGACTGCATTAAATCCGCATATCGGTTATGATAATGCGGCCAAGATCGCCAAGAATGCTCACAAGAAAGGAACTAGTTTAAAAGAATCCGGGATTGAACTTGGCTTATTGACTTCAGAACAATTTGATCAATGGGTCCTTCCGGAAAAAATGATCTCTCCAGGTGTGGATTGA
- the loa22 gene encoding OmpA family outer membrane lipoprotein Loa22 has protein sequence MVKKIFNILLIGATVFSLALCSSADNKEQSAPEPGEQNSAASRNVNVDSPADAFNNQIKDFRYPDGITRPGFSYKKADVSAGDFSEWAKVNISVLKEGISKLPDSWALEITGHTDQVGPEEAEGDKKGNVFYGEIRAKAVKQSLVKQGIPANRIVTKSAGSSSPVSGLDAKDPKNRRVTFKFVEVQAAPAPQQ, from the coding sequence ATGGTAAAAAAAATTTTCAATATCCTGCTCATCGGTGCAACGGTTTTTTCCTTAGCTCTTTGCTCTTCCGCAGACAATAAAGAGCAATCCGCTCCTGAGCCTGGAGAACAAAATTCCGCAGCTTCTCGTAACGTCAACGTAGACTCTCCTGCAGACGCTTTCAATAATCAAATTAAAGACTTCCGCTATCCAGACGGGATCACTCGTCCAGGATTCAGCTACAAAAAAGCTGATGTAAGCGCGGGAGATTTCAGCGAATGGGCAAAAGTGAATATTTCCGTTCTAAAAGAAGGAATCTCTAAACTTCCTGATTCTTGGGCTTTAGAGATCACCGGTCACACCGACCAAGTAGGACCTGAGGAAGCAGAAGGTGATAAAAAAGGAAACGTTTTCTACGGAGAAATTCGTGCGAAAGCTGTTAAACAATCCTTAGTTAAACAAGGAATTCCTGCAAACCGTATCGTTACTAAGAGTGCAGGTTCTTCTTCTCCAGTTTCCGGACTGGATGCAAAAGATCCTAAAAACCGCAGAGTAACCTTCAAGTTTGTTGAAGTGCAGGCAGCTCCAGCTCCACAACAATAA
- a CDS encoding RluA family pseudouridine synthase: MNLELHAEVNADSEGSRLDRFLKDYLGDEISRASIQHWIDSGWVKDGAGKILLKSSYKVSPGENFHISVPPKPPLNLTPVKMDIEVLKETPQYLIIRKPPGIASHSGPGDRSATLVNGLLYKFKELSSIGGKSRPGIVHRLDKPTEGIMIVAKNDQAHAKLSELFRRRNITKKYLAWVQGTLPEGEGTIDAPIGRHPVERLKMTVTPKGRASVTHYRILRTAVSKNGRKFSLIEADLETGRTHQIRVHFQSLRCPVVGDLLYSRNAALFENYGLLLLSYWLEFKDPFTGEEVQIVLTPPPRFESFEANLENF; the protein is encoded by the coding sequence ATGAATCTGGAACTTCATGCCGAAGTTAACGCTGACTCTGAGGGATCCAGACTTGATCGATTTTTAAAGGATTATCTGGGAGACGAGATTTCTAGAGCGTCCATCCAACATTGGATCGATTCCGGTTGGGTCAAAGATGGAGCCGGAAAAATTCTACTGAAATCATCCTATAAGGTGAGTCCGGGAGAAAACTTCCATATATCAGTTCCTCCTAAACCTCCCTTGAACTTAACTCCTGTAAAAATGGATATCGAGGTTTTAAAAGAAACTCCTCAGTATCTGATCATTCGAAAACCGCCGGGTATTGCGTCCCACAGTGGTCCAGGAGATAGATCCGCTACCTTGGTGAATGGACTTCTCTACAAATTTAAAGAGCTTTCAAGTATCGGCGGGAAATCAAGACCGGGAATTGTGCATCGATTGGACAAACCCACGGAAGGGATTATGATAGTAGCTAAGAACGATCAAGCACATGCAAAACTTTCCGAGTTGTTTAGAAGAAGAAACATTACTAAGAAATATCTTGCGTGGGTGCAAGGCACACTTCCGGAAGGAGAAGGCACAATAGACGCACCGATCGGAAGACATCCCGTAGAAAGATTGAAAATGACTGTGACTCCTAAAGGAAGAGCTTCAGTGACTCACTATAGGATTTTAAGAACTGCAGTTTCCAAAAACGGTAGAAAGTTCTCTCTTATCGAAGCTGACCTAGAAACAGGAAGGACTCATCAGATCAGAGTTCATTTTCAGAGTCTGAGATGTCCTGTGGTTGGGGATCTTCTTTATTCCAGAAACGCTGCACTTTTTGAGAATTACGGGCTTTTGCTATTATCCTATTGGTTAGAATTTAAGGATCCATTTACGGGAGAAGAAGTTCAGATCGTTCTCACCCCGCCTCCAAGATTCGAAAGTTTCGAAGCAAATTTGGAGAATTTCTAA
- a CDS encoding YkvA family protein: protein MEEDRIEKIKQGFWPKVKKVAGKVPFLADAIALYYAMLDPSTPLKAKLTIAGALAYFLTPFDAIPDILFGAGYIDDAGVVAAVLAAASMYVKEEHKKKAKDFLDSNPEGTPEN from the coding sequence ATGGAAGAAGATAGAATAGAAAAGATTAAACAAGGTTTTTGGCCTAAAGTGAAGAAGGTTGCGGGGAAGGTTCCTTTTCTTGCAGACGCGATCGCTTTATATTATGCGATGTTGGACCCTTCTACACCGCTAAAAGCAAAACTTACGATTGCAGGGGCGCTAGCTTATTTTCTTACACCTTTTGATGCCATCCCGGATATATTATTCGGCGCAGGTTACATAGATGACGCAGGTGTCGTCGCCGCGGTCTTAGCTGCCGCTTCCATGTATGTAAAGGAAGAACATAAGAAGAAGGCTAAAGATTTTTTGGATTCCAATCCTGAGGGTACTCCGGAGAATTGA
- a CDS encoding inositol monophosphatase family protein has protein sequence MSYQNEIKIRYQHFLNFVPTISEFLKKTHEREDLQISFKGSIESDLVTIADKGSEELIVSEIRKAFPNDHILGEEGSNYEGSSQFKWIIDPLDGTVNYSHRIPLYCCCIGLEDIEKKSAVMGIVPMPALGYIYHAMLGEGAFKDKTPIKVTQTKEIKKALLCTGFPYDREERIEQLMFNLKKFILRSRGVRRTGSAGLDICWVAEGKFDAFWEEDLKPWDMTAAAAILQEAGGKLSTYANNTFHPYVTSLIASNGVLHEKMVEILQEYLDI, from the coding sequence ATGAGCTACCAAAACGAAATCAAGATTAGATACCAACATTTCCTCAACTTTGTCCCTACTATTTCAGAGTTCCTGAAAAAGACTCATGAAAGAGAAGATCTGCAAATCTCCTTTAAGGGAAGTATAGAATCGGACCTAGTCACGATCGCAGACAAAGGTTCCGAAGAGTTGATCGTCTCGGAGATAAGGAAGGCCTTTCCGAACGATCATATCTTAGGCGAAGAAGGAAGTAATTACGAAGGCTCTTCGCAGTTCAAATGGATTATAGATCCTTTGGACGGGACCGTGAATTATTCTCACCGTATTCCTCTCTATTGCTGTTGTATCGGGTTAGAAGATATAGAGAAAAAATCAGCAGTGATGGGAATCGTTCCTATGCCCGCATTAGGATATATCTATCATGCAATGCTGGGAGAGGGCGCATTCAAAGATAAAACACCCATCAAAGTTACTCAAACCAAAGAGATCAAAAAAGCGCTTCTTTGCACAGGCTTTCCTTATGATAGAGAAGAGAGGATAGAACAGCTTATGTTCAATCTGAAAAAATTCATCTTAAGATCTCGGGGTGTAAGAAGGACGGGATCCGCAGGTTTAGATATCTGTTGGGTAGCAGAAGGTAAGTTTGACGCATTCTGGGAAGAAGATCTAAAACCATGGGATATGACTGCTGCGGCCGCTATTCTCCAGGAAGCAGGCGGAAAGTTGAGTACGTACGCAAATAACACATTCCATCCGTACGTGACCAGTTTAATTGCGTCTAACGGAGTATTGCATGAAAAAATGGTAGAGATCTTGCAGGAGTATTTAGATATATGA
- a CDS encoding DMT family transporter, with translation MSWVLLVLAGLFEVGFTTCMKLSDGFKDWRYGLGFFVFAVLSFYFLNKATQNISLGTAYAVWTGIGAAGTAIIGILSFGDSINTWRVFFLSTLILSVIGLKFLGGE, from the coding sequence ATGAGTTGGGTTTTATTGGTACTAGCAGGACTTTTCGAGGTCGGATTCACTACTTGTATGAAATTATCCGACGGTTTTAAGGATTGGAGATACGGTCTCGGATTTTTTGTGTTTGCCGTTTTAAGTTTTTACTTTTTGAATAAGGCTACTCAAAATATTTCTCTCGGGACAGCTTATGCCGTCTGGACAGGGATAGGCGCTGCCGGAACCGCGATTATCGGAATTCTTTCTTTTGGAGATTCTATCAATACATGGCGGGTCTTCTTCCTTTCCACTTTGATTTTGTCCGTAATCGGATTAAAGTTTTTAGGTGGGGAATAA